In Gimesia panareensis, the genomic window TTGCAACGCAAATCAGCACTGCAGAGTTACTGCCGATTCTTCGAAGAAATGTCCTCTATCACAACGATCAGAAATAGAGCGAATGCACGATAAGTGAATTTTTTGCCATACGGGAAACCAAAACCCGGTATACCCGCTGGTGACGATGAAAACCGGACTTACTTGAAAAGCCGGTACTTTCACAACGATACCCGTCAGAAAATCACAGCTGTTGTGACTGATCGTCGAACTATCGTCATTCGTTACTTTTACATCTAAATAAACGATCGAGAAGCTTCATAGGGAGTAAGATTCTTAAGAAAGAGTCCTTGATGCCCTTCAGAATGGATTCGCGATCACGAATCCCCGAAGGCCTGGTCGTCTTCGCGGAGGTTTGCCAGTGCGCGTTCGACGATGCGGCGGAACTCGCGTTCCAGTTCATCGATGTTGCGCTTGTCCTGGGGGAGCATCATCCAGCACAGCTGCAGTGCGTGACGCACGGACTGGTCGACCTGTGCCGGGCTGAAGAGCTCGCGCATTTTGTCGAATGATTCCTTGTCGCCGGGGTCGAGTGGTTGAAAGACCATGGGTTTGATCCTTTTGGAAGAACGGAGGATAAAAGTGTCGGACGCTGCTGTCCCGGTTTGAAAACGGTGATTTCACAGATCAGAAAACGGGGGGCGTTTCCTGATCCAACACCTCCAGGGCATGGGAACAAGCGGGATATAAATCGACCAGATCTTTGATCAGTCCACGAATGTTTTCCGTTTTATCGGCTTCATCCAGAATGTAGTCCGGAATGATTTCGAGACAGTCAAAAGCGTGCGACATTCTCTTATCACCAGCCATGGCTGCATTGTATCGTACTGAGACAAAAAAAACGTGAAGTGCATACAGGGCATGTCGGTATTTATCTTCTTTGATCATAGCGTCCCTCAGAAAAATGATCCCACTTCAATAAGGCGGTTCCTCTTCATCAAATGCGTCCAAAGCATTGACGCTCAAGCGATCTATCTGGCCGGCATCCATGATGAGCTGCCGAATGGCCTCTGTTTCATCTTGATCGCTCGCCAGAAGACGGGGGAGGTCTACAACTGTCTCCAGGTAATCCGCCAGCTCCCTGTGATTCGCCTGGATCGCTTCCGATTTCATTTGAACGATGATGGTCTGCAGGGCATACATGAGATGTGGGAATTTCTTACTGTTGAACATCAGTCACAACCTCAGATATCAGTATCGGTGCGATGGAGTCTTGTTTCTCCCAGGAGCTCTACTGGTTACATAAACTGGATGCAAAGGAACTTTCCAACTGCTTTGAAAGTGTTGGCTGCACCCGGGGAAGTGAGCTCTATACAGCTTAACGATTTTCAGCTAGGGGGGTGAGATTCTTTTTTGTAAAATGGGGGATTGGTTTTAGGGGAGACCTCGATTTTATCTACCACGAAAGACACGAAAAGCACGAAAGGGGTGAGTGGAAAAGTCAATTGAAAGGGGAATAGCGGATGAAATCCGGTATTGCCGGAGGCAACAGGAGGTCGTTGTGTGGTGGTCTGCTGGTGATGATTTATGATGTGTTTGTTCCAGATCAAGCACTGTCGGTCAAGCCGACAGGTGGCACCCAGTGTGGCGAGAACGTGGTTTCCCTGAGAGTTTTTCCTGTATGCAGCCTCGCCAGGCGGGCAGGCACATGGGCACTGCCCCTTGTATCTACTCTTGACTGGTTTCCCGGTGCCGTTCCGGTGGAGTTGGTTATGCGGGGCTGCGTGACAAAACGTGATTTATATGGTTATAAGCGGTTTTATTGCGGGTATAAGCGGTAAAAGTTGACCAAAAACGGTGTGCATCGATGAGCAGTAGTTTTTCAAATCGTGCTGAAACCAGCGGGTTTTATAGTGTGTTTGTGACATCGGTTCTGAATGTTCCAGTGAAAATGTGGTGTGCACTCGCGCGCGCGACGCATAACCAGGCATTCTGGTCAGGTGCAGGGCTGTGTCCAGTCCAGTTTATTCAGTAGTGAGGGAGGATTTGTGAGGTGGGATATGTTTAGCCTGGCAGAACTGTCGGGCGAGCCGAGCAGTGGCACGCGGTTGCTTAGAGGGTTGGAGTGATGGAGGCCATTTGAAACTTTGCTCTGACTGTTTCCTGCTGGCGGTGCTCGCCCCGAATTGTATTCGGGGTTACCCGTTTTCTTTGTGGTGGGTGAGTCTTATACCAGCACTGTTGGGCGAGCCAACAGGTGGCACCCGACGTCATAGAGAATAATTCGGGATGGGCAGTTAACAACAGACTGAGTAAGAACCGGGGTTAATGCCCTGCGATTCATGGAGGACAATGATGAGTCAATCACGATTCGTACGATTCAATCAATGCTGCCTGGAGTTAATACATGCGTCTGCGGAACATCCAGGTGGCCAGGGTGAGGGTGATCGCTGCGATGACCGCCATGGGCCAGAACTGGTTGATCAGCAGGTCGAAGGGAGTGCCTTCGAGGAAGGTGTTGCGGAGAACGACCAGAAAATAGCGGAGCGGGTCGGCGTAGGTGATGGTCTGGACGAACGGCGGCATGTTGGAAATGGGAGTGGCAAACCCGGAGAGGATGATCGCCGGGACGAGGAACAGGAAGGCGCCGAGCAGAGCCTGTTGTTGCGTGACGGCCAGGGAGGAGATCATCAGGCCGACGCCGATGGCGGCGAGGACGAACAGCACGATGCCGGTGTAAAGCGTCACGAGGCTGCCTTGCAGGGGGATGCCAAACCAGAAGACGGCGACCAGAACGATGAAGGTCGCTTCGCCGATGCCGATGATGAATCCGGGGGCCGCTTTTCCGATCAGAATTTCCCGGGGGCTGTAAGGGGTGACCAGCAGCTGGTCGAAGGTCCCCTGTTCGCGTTCGCGGGCGACGGAGAGCGCAGTGACGAGCAGGGTGACCACGAGCGTGAGCAGGCCCACAATCCCGGGGACAATAAACCAGCGGCTGATCTGGTTCGGGTTGAACCAGGAGCGGACTTCGAGGTGAGCCGGGGCGCCGGAGAGTCCCTGCGAGGCGGCCCAGT contains:
- a CDS encoding ABC transporter permease, coding for MSRILALIHKEFLALLQDPKSRFVIIGPPILQLLVFGYAATFDVTDVPLAIYNESRDVASRDLIARFLGSDNFRHVATITHDSEVAPLINNREALVVLHIGPTFSRDLHHNRQAKVQLLLDGRDSNTALIVLGYAQNIINQFNTDWAASQGLSGAPAHLEVRSWFNPNQISRWFIVPGIVGLLTLVVTLLVTALSVAREREQGTFDQLLVTPYSPREILIGKAAPGFIIGIGEATFIVLVAVFWFGIPLQGSLVTLYTGIVLFVLAAIGVGLMISSLAVTQQQALLGAFLFLVPAIILSGFATPISNMPPFVQTITYADPLRYFLVVLRNTFLEGTPFDLLINQFWPMAVIAAITLTLATWMFRRRMY